In a genomic window of Leisingera caerulea DSM 24564:
- the cueR gene encoding Cu(I)-responsive transcriptional regulator — protein sequence MNIGDVAERSGVPAKTIRYYEDIGLVKPTRGRNGYREFEERELHRLEFIGRARSLGFTIEDCRDLLALYDDESRTSAEVKRVAEQNLQEIDAKISGLKAMRDTLRYLVEQCSGDHRPDCPILKTLSNGPAHNL from the coding sequence ATGAATATCGGGGATGTTGCAGAACGGTCAGGTGTGCCGGCCAAAACCATCCGATATTATGAGGATATCGGATTAGTCAAACCCACGCGCGGTCGCAATGGATATCGCGAATTCGAAGAGAGAGAACTGCACCGTCTTGAATTTATCGGTCGGGCCCGATCACTTGGGTTCACGATTGAGGACTGCCGTGACCTACTGGCGCTTTATGATGACGAGTCCCGCACCAGCGCCGAAGTAAAACGCGTTGCGGAACAAAATCTGCAAGAGATCGACGCAAAAATATCAGGTCTGAAAGCCATGCGAGACACGCTCAGGTACCTTGTTGAGCAATGCTCTGGCGACCATCGGCCCGATTGCCCGATCCTGAAAACGCTCAGCAACGGCCCCGCTCACAACTTATGA
- a CDS encoding cation transporter, producing the protein MITFKVNDMSCGHCKSAIEKAVTNLDSSATLEFDMEARKVRIESKAARESIQAALKEEGYASEVC; encoded by the coding sequence ATGATCACATTTAAGGTCAACGACATGAGCTGCGGCCATTGCAAATCGGCAATTGAGAAGGCAGTCACCAACCTGGACAGCAGCGCGACGCTGGAGTTTGATATGGAGGCGCGGAAAGTCCGGATCGAAAGCAAAGCTGCTCGTGAGAGCATCCAGGCAGCGCTCAAAGAGGAAGGCTACGCGTCCGAAGTTTGCTGA
- a CDS encoding heavy metal translocating P-type ATPase, with product MTQNETVRFQVEGMSCASCVGRVERALQALPEVTGATVNLANETAQVSHDGSLSAAGLAAVLKEAGYPAVTDEATLEVQNMTCASCVGRVERALKEGAGVLDAAVNLATETATVRFAAGATTPAELAALATAAGYPAQPKSSVQNNAEKRKAEETRQLARRTLFAAVLALPVFLIEMGSHVIPGMHEFVAGAIGMQTSYFLQFLLTTIVLFGPGLQFYTKGFPALLKGAPDMNSLVALGTSAAYGFSLVSTFAPSWLPSGTANVYYEAAAVIVVLILLGRLLEARAKGRTGEAIRKLVGLQAKTARVERGGEIEERAVEDIAVGDIIHVRPGEKIAVDGVVLSGSSYVDESMITGEPIPVQKTEGSELVGATVNGTGALTFQAAKVGSDTMLAQIIRMVEQAQGAKLPIQGLVDRITTWFVPAVIAVATLTVAVWFLFGPEPALSLALVAGVAVLIIACPCAMGLATPTSIMVGTGRAAEMGVLFRKGDALQLLQESTVVALDKTGTLTAGRPELTDLILAGGQTEDEVLRLVAAVEQSSEHPIAKAIVAAAEAREIKLPDADSFDSITGFGVQASVGGRQVLIGADRFMEREGVDLGALAGKSGSLASKGKTPLYAAVDGQIAAVIAVADPVKPTTPGAIEVLHRMGLKVAMITGDNAVTAQAIADDLGIDHVVAEVLPEGKVAALNNLRADGGKLAFVGDGINDAPALAAADVGIAIGTGTDVAIETADVVLMSGDLNGVVNAFAVSQGTMRNIRENLFWAFGYNTLLIPVAAGVLYPFGGPLLSPVLAAGAMALSSVFVLTNALRLRWIKPAAGKHHVEIRGPKAALQSAPAE from the coding sequence ATGACACAGAACGAAACAGTCCGGTTCCAAGTTGAAGGCATGAGCTGCGCATCCTGCGTGGGACGCGTGGAACGCGCGCTGCAGGCCTTGCCCGAAGTCACTGGTGCCACGGTCAATCTCGCGAACGAGACTGCGCAGGTCAGCCACGACGGGTCGCTCTCTGCCGCTGGCCTGGCTGCAGTGCTGAAGGAGGCCGGATATCCCGCCGTGACCGATGAAGCCACACTGGAAGTCCAAAACATGACCTGCGCCTCCTGTGTCGGCCGCGTGGAACGGGCACTGAAGGAGGGAGCGGGGGTTTTGGACGCCGCCGTCAACCTGGCCACTGAAACCGCGACGGTGCGGTTTGCAGCAGGCGCCACGACACCTGCCGAACTTGCAGCGCTGGCTACGGCAGCTGGGTATCCCGCGCAGCCGAAATCAAGTGTGCAGAACAACGCAGAAAAGCGCAAAGCTGAGGAAACCCGGCAACTGGCCCGGCGGACGCTCTTTGCGGCCGTTCTTGCCCTGCCGGTGTTCCTGATCGAGATGGGCAGCCATGTGATTCCAGGCATGCATGAATTCGTAGCGGGCGCAATCGGAATGCAGACCAGCTATTTCCTGCAATTCCTGTTGACCACAATCGTCCTGTTCGGGCCGGGCCTGCAATTCTACACCAAGGGCTTTCCGGCCCTCCTCAAAGGCGCGCCTGACATGAATTCGCTGGTGGCGCTGGGCACATCGGCGGCCTACGGGTTCTCGCTGGTGTCGACTTTCGCGCCCTCATGGCTGCCTTCGGGGACGGCCAATGTCTATTACGAGGCCGCCGCAGTGATCGTCGTGCTGATCCTGCTGGGTCGGCTGCTGGAAGCCCGGGCCAAGGGCCGCACGGGCGAGGCGATCCGTAAACTTGTCGGGCTGCAGGCGAAAACCGCACGGGTTGAGCGTGGCGGCGAAATTGAGGAGCGCGCGGTCGAAGACATTGCTGTGGGCGATATCATCCACGTGCGACCGGGCGAAAAGATCGCGGTCGATGGGGTGGTTTTGAGCGGCTCCTCCTATGTCGATGAAAGCATGATCACAGGTGAGCCCATTCCAGTGCAGAAAACCGAAGGCTCCGAGCTCGTAGGTGCCACTGTGAACGGGACCGGCGCTTTGACCTTCCAGGCGGCGAAGGTGGGCAGTGATACGATGCTGGCTCAGATTATTCGGATGGTCGAGCAGGCGCAGGGCGCGAAGCTTCCGATCCAGGGGCTGGTGGACCGGATTACCACCTGGTTCGTGCCCGCCGTAATAGCGGTTGCGACATTGACCGTCGCTGTCTGGTTTCTGTTTGGCCCCGAGCCCGCGCTCAGCCTCGCTTTGGTCGCAGGGGTGGCGGTACTGATTATCGCCTGCCCCTGTGCAATGGGCCTTGCGACACCGACCTCAATCATGGTTGGAACCGGCCGTGCCGCCGAAATGGGCGTGCTGTTCCGCAAGGGAGATGCGCTGCAGCTGCTGCAGGAAAGCACGGTGGTTGCGCTCGACAAGACCGGCACGCTTACCGCTGGCCGGCCGGAATTGACTGACCTGATCCTGGCCGGGGGCCAGACCGAAGATGAGGTGCTGCGGCTGGTCGCCGCCGTGGAACAAAGTTCGGAGCATCCAATTGCCAAGGCTATCGTTGCAGCAGCGGAAGCGCGGGAGATCAAGCTGCCGGACGCCGACAGCTTTGACTCGATCACCGGCTTTGGCGTCCAGGCATCGGTTGGAGGCCGTCAGGTGCTGATCGGCGCGGACCGGTTTATGGAACGCGAAGGCGTGGATCTTGGTGCGCTGGCCGGGAAAAGCGGTTCGCTGGCCAGCAAGGGCAAGACACCGCTTTACGCTGCTGTTGACGGACAGATTGCCGCGGTGATTGCCGTGGCCGATCCGGTCAAGCCGACAACGCCTGGTGCCATTGAGGTGCTGCACAGGATGGGCCTCAAGGTTGCTATGATCACCGGCGACAACGCCGTGACGGCCCAAGCGATCGCCGACGATCTCGGGATTGACCATGTGGTTGCCGAAGTGCTGCCAGAAGGCAAAGTTGCTGCGCTCAACAACCTGCGTGCGGATGGCGGCAAGCTGGCCTTTGTCGGGGACGGTATCAATGATGCACCGGCCCTTGCTGCTGCGGACGTAGGTATCGCTATCGGCACTGGAACCGATGTGGCTATTGAGACCGCCGATGTCGTGTTGATGTCCGGTGACCTCAATGGAGTTGTCAACGCCTTTGCGGTCAGCCAGGGCACCATGCGCAACATCCGGGAAAACCTGTTCTGGGCGTTCGGCTACAATACGCTGCTGATCCCGGTCGCGGCGGGGGTGCTATACCCTTTCGGCGGGCCGTTGTTGTCACCGGTGCTAGCAGCAGGCGCTATGGCGCTGTCCAGCGTATTTGTTCTGACCAATGCGTTGCGCCTGCGCTGGATTAAGCCAGCGGCAGGAAAGCACCATGTGGAAATCAGAGGACCGAAAGCCGCATTGCAGTCCGCGCCAGCTGAATAA